From a single Hippopotamus amphibius kiboko isolate mHipAmp2 chromosome X, mHipAmp2.hap2, whole genome shotgun sequence genomic region:
- the ARMCX3 gene encoding armadillo repeat-containing X-linked protein 3 yields MGYARKVGWVTAGLVIGAGACYCLYRLTRGRKQNKEKMAEGGSGDVDDVGDCPGARYNDWSDDDDDSSENKGIVWYPPWARIGTEAGTRARARARARATRARRAVQKRASPNSDDTILSPQELQKVLCLVEMSEKPYILEAALIALGNNAAYAFNRDIIRDLGGLPIVAKILNTRDPIVKEKALIVLNNLSVNAENQRRLKIYMNQVCDDTITSRLNSSVQLAGLRLLTNMTVTNEYQHMLTNSISDFFRLFSAGNEETKFQVLKLLLNLAENPAMTSELLRAQVPSSLGSFFNKKENKEVILKLLVIFENINDNFKWEENEPTQNQFSEGSLFFFLKEFQVCADKILGIESHHDFLVKVKVGKFMAKLAEHMFPKSQE; encoded by the coding sequence ATGGGCTACGCCAGGAAAGTAGGCTGGGTGACTGCGGGACTGGTGATTGGGGCTGGCGCCTGCTATTGCCTTTATAGACTGACCAggggaagaaaacagaacaaggaGAAAATGGCTGAGGGTGGGTCTGGGGACGTGGATGATGTTGGGGACTGTCCTGGGGCCAGGTACAATGACTGGTCTGACGATGATGATGACAGCAGTGAGAACAAAGGTATAGTATGGTACCCACCTTGGGCCCGGATTGGGACTGAGGCTGGGACAAGAGCTAGGGCCAGGGCAAGGGCCAGGGCTACCCGTGCTCGTCGGGCTGTCCAGAAAAGGGCTTCCCCCAATTCAGATGATACTATTTTGTCCCCTCAAGAGCTGCAGAAAGTTCTTTGCTTGGTTGAGATGTCTGAAAAGCCTTATATTCTTGAAGCAGCTTTAATTGCTCTGGGTAACAATGCCGCTTACGCATTTAACAGAGATATTATTCGTGATCTGGGTGGTCTCCCAATTGTTGCAAAGATTCTCAACACTCGGGATCCCATAGTTAAGGAAAAGGCTTTAATTGTCCTAAATAATTTGAGTGTGAATGCTGAAAATCAGCGCAGGCTTAAGATATACATGAATCAAGTGTGTGATGACACAATCACTTCTCGCCTGAACTCATCTGTGCAGCTGGCGGGACTAAGACTGCTTACGAACATGACTGTTACTAATGAGTATCAGCACATGCTTACTAATTCCATTTCAGACTTTTTTCGTTTATTTTCAGCgggaaatgaagaaaccaaatTTCAGGTTTTGAAACTCCTTTTGAATTTGGCTGAAAATCCAGCTATGACTAGCGAACTGCTCAGGGCCCAAGTACCATCTTCACTGGGTTCCTTCTTTAATAAGAAGGAGAACAAAGAGGTGATTCTTAAACTTCTGGTCATATTTGAGAACATAAATGACAATTTTAAATGGGAGGAAAATGAACCTACTCAGAATCAATTCAGCGAaggttcactttttttctttttaaaagaatttcaagtGTGTGCTGATAAGATTCTGGGGATAGAAAGTCATCATGATTTTTTGGTGAAAGTAAAAGTTGGAAAATTCATGGCCAAACTGGCTGAGCATATGTTCCCAAAGAGCCAGGAATAA